The sequence below is a genomic window from Lolium perenne isolate Kyuss_39 chromosome 7, Kyuss_2.0, whole genome shotgun sequence.
CTTGCCAACATCTCAATTTCTTCTCAAATTGGTTTTATATTGGATTCCATTATTTATTAAAGAGTTTTCTACAATGAATTGGAATTAACTCCAAGGTACCAAAAAGGGAGAGAGTCCACAGTATAGCCCAAAATTTGTCTGTACTCATTCCCACTCTCTGGCGCCTTTCCAAAATAGAAAATCTCACTTTTATGGAACTTATATCTAAAGGCCTAATTTTTTTTCAAAGATGCGTAGAATCATTTTAATATTTATGGCGCCTTCTCTGGGTCGTGTTTCATGAACAAAATCGTATCATCGGTATATTGAAGGCCCCCAACTTGTATGTCTTCCTTGGAGATACCAAATGTGTGGCTCATGTCTGGACTATCCATTGTTGAGGGTTGGTTGTCCTTTATGAGAAAAGTCACGAACCCAATAGTAGAAATTTCTATGGATATATCTTAGAAGTGCATTTTGAAACAACAAGGATTTTCCACTTCTAAGTTGGGGTCCCGGCACTATCTCCCACACGTTGGTCTGCTTTAATATTCCAACAAAAATTGACTTGTCAAACTTGCGAGTACTTTGCATTTCCTCCCTCTAAAACTATGAAAAGAACATACACTCCACACGTCATCCATGTTCATCGTGTGAGAAAACCGAACGCTAGCTCCTCTCACGCGTGAGTGTGGTTCGGTCATGGTCATGGTCCAGGTCTGTATTTTGCTCATCATCTATGCAAGAAGATCAGCAAAACCGGGCGTTTGAATGTGTTGGCAAAGTTCAGGGTCTATTTTGTACCTTAGGAAACATTTATAACGACAAGTGAACATTGGTGAATGTTTAAGGATGAAAAATGGCATTTCTTCTTCCAAAATTAATCAACTCTCCTTGCATCCATGAGATGGAGGAAGCTTTGCGATTTAATTTACATTAGCAAAGACTATATGAATGTATGAATCCAACAGATACGTTGCTATATATATTTAAGCAAGGCAGCTAGCACGGAGTGTTGCATGATCGATGATGGATCAGCGGGTCATCCCGTCTGCGTGCATGGCGGGCGGCGAGGTCGCAGCCGTGCCGCCGCGGCCCTGCTGCTGCTGGAGCTCCATGTTGGCGTGCCATCCTGCATGAAGAACATATAACTTGATTTGCTGCTGCACATGTGTCCTAGGCTCCTAGCTCCATGTAAATGAAACGAAGGTAATCAACGAACCGATGTCCATGACGAAGCCTCGGTTCCTGAGCTCGCGGTACTCCTGGCAGATGGCGCAGGGCTCGCAGAGGCAGTGGACGCAGCAGTCCGGGAAGGGGGTCTCCTGGAGGCCGTACTGCGCGCGCATCTTGGTGCGGTAGAAGCAGGAGTAGATCCACTGGAACTCCCAGCCCGTGAGGATCCCGATCCCCATGTACAGCGCCCCGCTCGCACCGCTCGACGTCGACCCGCGGTCCACGATCTCCGCCAGCTGACCGAAGGTGATGCACGGGCACAGGCACGTCAGCCAGCAGCTCGCCGGGTCCTGCGTGCAGTCGAACAGCCCCGTCGACCAGGGGTTCACCTGCGGCGGCCCTTGAGGGTGGGACGGCGCCGCCGCCGGTGTTGGCTTCCCCTCGGCAGCGTCCATGGCTGCGCTAGAGGAACCGATTGGGCACGCAGATTAAGCGTGTGGGTGGCCTGCCCTCAAGGGGAGCTAGCTACCTCTGGAAGGGCGTCAAGAATGGCTGCATCGGCACAGGTGAGTACGTAGGCCGGCATGCATATGCACCCTAATTAAACAACTCTAATCCTATCGTTAATTAGTCTGTACTATTATTAGCTGAACCTGTTAAATTAAGTGCACGTGTTTCTTTTCTCCTATTTTTAGCGATAAGGCCAATGAGAAATAATTTAGACAACTCTTTTTTACTACTTTCATATTGAGAATTATTGCAGCAGGGTGGAATGGCGACCCTACCCAGCCAGCGGTTAGTTCCGGACCAAACAAAAATTCCTTTCTAGTTAATTTTTTAACTATAATGCGaactatttatgaaaagttttgCATATTTGTGGTAATGCAGACTATAATTAGATAAACTTGTAAAATTAAGTGCACGTGTTTCTTTTCTCATATTGCTTCGCGATCAGACAAGAGAAATAATATAGACATGTATCATGCACATGCTTACTATTTGCATAGTGAGAAATATTGCAGTGGTGGTATTAAAGGGCAACCCTAGCTAGCGGCCGCCTGAGTTGTTTTGCGCGTATGCACAAATTTGTTGTTGCCAGCGAAAATCTTTCCTATTTTAAATATTCAAATGTTTTATCTCTCAACCGTTAACTCAGATTTAGGATCCATTTTCACTAATAAATTGGTCTCGATGAGATTTCTAAAACTAGATCTCATATTTATATCAATGTTCAAAAAATCTGGTCATCACAAGATTAATTATTATTTGTTCAATAGGTACTTGTGGGGCAACAGTGTCGATTAGACATAATCGTCTGTGTTACTCGCTTGGATAAT
It includes:
- the LOC127312932 gene encoding cell number regulator 2 — its product is MDAAEGKPTPAAAPSHPQGPPQVNPWSTGLFDCTQDPASCWLTCLCPCITFGQLAEIVDRGSTSSGASGALYMGIGILTGWEFQWIYSCFYRTKMRAQYGLQETPFPDCCVHCLCEPCAICQEYRELRNRGFVMDIGWHANMELQQQQGRGGTAATSPPAMHADGMTR